GGGCGAAGCGAACGGCCTGGGCCCAGCCGTAGCCGGTCCCGGCGACGACGGGCAGCCGGCCGTCGGCCTCCTCGACGGTGATGGTGACAACCTGCCGGTACTCGTCCTCGTCGAGTGAGAAGAACTCGCCGGTGCCGCAGGCCGGGAAGACGGCTCCGGGGCCGGTGGCGATCTGGGCGGCGACGTGCGTGCGGAAGCCGTCCGGGTCGAGGGTGCCGTCGTCGTGGAAGCTCGTGAGCGGGAACGACAGCACGCCGTGTGTCATGCCGTCTCGCAGTCGTCGGGCCGTGTCCGGATCGAGGGCCACCCTCACTCATCTCCCTATGTAGATGGCATCCACGTATGAAGATGGAGATTAGGTACGCGAACCGTTCTCGTCAATGGTTCGGCGCGAGGTTTGGCGGGCCGATTACGATCGGCGCATGTCGGAGACAGGGGGCGAACGCCCGGAGAGCGCTGGCGTCCGCGAGGTGAAGTCGGCGGCCCGCACGGTCGAGCTCCTCGAACTGCTGGCGGCGCGCGGCGACCGGCCGGCCCGGCTGCAGGAACTCGCCGCCGCGCTGGAAGTGCCACGCAGTTCGATGTACGCGCTGCTCCAGACCCTGATCTCGCGCGGCTGGGTCCGCACCGACAGCACCGGCTCGCTCTACGGCATCGGCATCCACGCCCTGCTCACCGGCACCAGCTACCTGGACTCCGACCCGCAGGTCCGGGCCGTACGGCCCTATCTCGACGAGGCGTCCCAGGCGCTGGGCGAGACGGTCCACCTGGGGCGGCTCGACGGCCGGGACGTGGCGTATCTGGCGACCCGCGAGTCGCACGAGTACCTGCGGACCATCAGCAGGGTGGGCCGCAGGCTGCCCGCGCACGTGGGTGCGCTGGGCAAGGCGCTGCTGGCCGAGCGGCCCGACGAAAGGCTGCCCGAGGGGCCGTACGAGGCACTCACTCCGAACTCCCACACCACCCGCGACTCCCTGCTGGCCGACCTCGCCGAGGTGCGCGCACGGGGCTACGCGGTCGACCGCGAGGAGGGCGTCCTCGGGATCGTCGGCTTCGGCTTCGCCCTGCGCTACGACTCCCCCGCCCAGGACGCCGTCAGCTGCTCGGTCCCGGTCGCCCGCCTCACGCCGGAACACGAACGGCAGATCATCACGGTGATGCGGGAGATCAGGAGCAAGATCGAGGCGACGGCACGGGGCGCGGGGGGCGCGCCGAACTGGCGTTAGCCGCACCGGAAAAGGCGCTCGTCTGCCCGGTATCACCCGCCCCAAACGGGACGTGAGACAGATCACGCCACCCGGGCTTCTTCCGCAACCGTGTGCTTGATACAAATTCTTCGCGCGTTCCTGTCCGTCGACGGCCTGCGCCCCACCCCCTTCTTGAGCCGCTTCTTTTCGCATGCCCTGGGAACGCCCGTGTTCGCCCCTCGCACCACCCTGCCCTGGCCCCTCGTCGCCCTCTTCACGGCCGGGTACCTCGCCCCCTACCTCCTGCCCACCACCGTCGGAAGACTCGACTCGGGGCTTTCGCTGACCGCCACCGAGGCGGGCGCCGTCGGCAGCGCGCTGCTGCTGAGTTCGGCGGCCGCCGGCTTCCTGCTCGCCTCCCGAGTCGACCGCATCGGACCCCGCACACTGGCCCGCGTCGGCCTCACCCTCGCCGTCCTCGGCTACGGCGGCGCCGCCCTCGCCCACGCCGTCCCGGCCGTCGTCGCGGGCGCCCTGATCGGCGGTTTCGGATCCGGTACGTCGACGGCGGTGGCCGCCACCGGCATCGCCGCCCAGCCGGACCCGCACCGTACGACCACCGTCGGCCTCCTCTGCGTCTCCGCGCTCGCGGGCGCCGTCTACCTCACCGTGCCCCACCTGGGCCCCGGCCACGGCCAGCCCCTCGCCGCGATCGCCCTCACCGCGCTCGCCGTGTGGCCGCTGACGGGCCGTCTCCCCCTGCGCACGGCCCCCGTCCGCAGCCGGGACACCGGCACCCCGCTCCCCCATCTCCGCGCCGGTCTCCTCCTCGCCGTCGCGCTCCTGTGCTGGTCCCTCGCCCAGAACGCCCTCTGGGGCGTCAGCGGCCGCATCGGCCTCACCCAGGCCCACCTCTCCGAGACCACGGTCGGCGCGGTCTTCGCGATCGCGCTCGGCACGGGACTGCTGGGCGTCGTCGGAGCGGGCGCGCTCGGCCCACGGCTCGGCCGCGCCCTGCCCATCGGCGGCGGAACGGTCCTGATCGCCGTCTGCATCACCCTCAGCGCCTCCGCGAACGACCTGACGTCCTTCGCGGCAGGCGAGATCGCCTGGAACACGCTCTACCCGATCGTCCTGTCGTACCTCATCGGCCTCGCCGCCTCCCTCGACCCCCGCGGCCGTTGGGCGGTCCTGGTCGGCTCGGCGTCGTCGCTGGGCACGGCGGCGGGCCCGCTGACCGGCAGCCTGCTCGCGGCCCAGGCCGGCTTCCCGGCGATGGGCACGGTCCTGGCGGCGGGCCTACTGGTGATCGCCGTACCGATGACGGCGGTGGCGACGGGTGCCGGGCGCCGGACCTTGCCGGTGGTGGAAATCCAGGTGGAAACCCAGGTGTACGACAAAGCAACGGCGGCGTAAGGCTTTTAGGGGCGCGGGGAACTGCGCGACCGGCCACGACGCACCCGCGGACGAGAACGCACCTCAGAACTCGTACGCGTCGACTTCCGCCAGATACCGAGCCCGCAGCTCCTCGTCGTGCTCCAGGAAGGACGCGAGGAAGGAGTTGCGGGCAAGCTCCCGCAACCGCTCCTCGCCCAGCCCCAGCGCCGAGCGCACCGCGTCGAAGTTGTCCCCCGCGTACCCGCCGAA
This is a stretch of genomic DNA from Streptomyces sp. NBC_00285. It encodes these proteins:
- a CDS encoding IclR family transcriptional regulator, whose amino-acid sequence is MSETGGERPESAGVREVKSAARTVELLELLAARGDRPARLQELAAALEVPRSSMYALLQTLISRGWVRTDSTGSLYGIGIHALLTGTSYLDSDPQVRAVRPYLDEASQALGETVHLGRLDGRDVAYLATRESHEYLRTISRVGRRLPAHVGALGKALLAERPDERLPEGPYEALTPNSHTTRDSLLADLAEVRARGYAVDREEGVLGIVGFGFALRYDSPAQDAVSCSVPVARLTPEHERQIITVMREIRSKIEATARGAGGAPNWR
- a CDS encoding MFS transporter, whose product is MFAPRTTLPWPLVALFTAGYLAPYLLPTTVGRLDSGLSLTATEAGAVGSALLLSSAAAGFLLASRVDRIGPRTLARVGLTLAVLGYGGAALAHAVPAVVAGALIGGFGSGTSTAVAATGIAAQPDPHRTTTVGLLCVSALAGAVYLTVPHLGPGHGQPLAAIALTALAVWPLTGRLPLRTAPVRSRDTGTPLPHLRAGLLLAVALLCWSLAQNALWGVSGRIGLTQAHLSETTVGAVFAIALGTGLLGVVGAGALGPRLGRALPIGGGTVLIAVCITLSASANDLTSFAAGEIAWNTLYPIVLSYLIGLAASLDPRGRWAVLVGSASSLGTAAGPLTGSLLAAQAGFPAMGTVLAAGLLVIAVPMTAVATGAGRRTLPVVEIQVETQVYDKATAA